In Gloeocapsa sp. DLM2.Bin57, the following are encoded in one genomic region:
- a CDS encoding adenylosuccinate lyase, with amino-acid sequence MIERYTLPEMGEIWSDKYKLQTWLDVEIAVCEAQAELGYIPSDAVVEIKAKAKFDPLRVLEIETEVRHDVIAFLTNVNEYVGDAGRYIHLGLTSSDVLDTALALQLVASISLILEAVEELSQAIRYQAQQHRYTVMVGRSHGIHAEPITFGFKLAGWLAEVLRHRDRLVRIRQEIAVGKISGAVGTYANIDPQVEAIACQKLGLVADTASTQVISRDRHAEYIQELALLTASIERFAVEIRNLQRTDVLEVEEYFSPKQKGSSAMPHKRNPIRSERLTGIARIIRGHAVAAVENIALWHERDISHSSVERVVFPDSCILSHFMVKEITDLIKHLQVYPDNMKRNMNVYGGVIFSQSVLLALVKKGLQREEAYRIVQSAAHLAWNQTGGDFRSLISQTPQVKDLLTVEEIAECFNPQQHLRNLDEIYQRLCI; translated from the coding sequence GTGATTGAACGCTATACCTTGCCCGAAATGGGCGAAATTTGGAGTGATAAATATAAACTACAAACTTGGCTAGATGTAGAAATAGCTGTATGTGAAGCCCAAGCAGAATTAGGCTATATTCCTTCTGATGCGGTGGTAGAAATCAAAGCCAAAGCTAAGTTTGACCCACTACGTGTACTAGAAATAGAAACGGAAGTACGCCACGACGTGATCGCTTTTTTAACTAACGTCAATGAGTATGTCGGTGACGCGGGAAGATATATTCACTTAGGATTAACTAGTTCCGATGTGCTAGATACTGCATTAGCCTTACAATTGGTAGCCAGTATAAGTTTAATCCTAGAAGCGGTAGAAGAATTAAGTCAAGCTATTCGTTATCAAGCCCAACAACATCGCTATACGGTTATGGTAGGGCGTTCACACGGAATTCACGCCGAACCCATTACCTTTGGGTTTAAATTAGCGGGATGGTTAGCAGAAGTATTGCGTCATCGCGATCGCCTAGTCAGGATTCGTCAAGAAATAGCCGTAGGTAAAATTTCAGGAGCAGTAGGAACATACGCTAATATAGATCCTCAAGTAGAAGCGATCGCCTGTCAGAAACTCGGTTTAGTAGCCGATACCGCTTCCACTCAGGTAATTTCCCGCGATCGCCACGCTGAATATATCCAGGAATTAGCCCTACTTACCGCTTCGATTGAGAGATTCGCGGTAGAGATACGTAACCTACAGCGTACAGACGTATTAGAAGTAGAAGAATACTTCTCACCCAAACAAAAAGGATCGTCAGCGATGCCCCATAAGCGTAACCCTATTCGTTCTGAACGTCTTACAGGTATAGCGAGAATTATCAGAGGTCACGCGGTAGCAGCGGTAGAAAACATCGCCCTGTGGCACGAGAGAGATATATCTCATAGTTCAGTAGAAAGGGTCGTTTTCCCCGATAGCTGCATTCTTAGTCATTTTATGGTTAAAGAAATCACCGATTTAATCAAACATCTGCAAGTATATCCTGACAACATGAAACGCAATATGAACGTTTATGGTGGCGTTATCTTTAGTCAGAGTGTTTTACTAGCTTTAGTCAAAAAAGGGTTACAGAGAGAAGAAGCTTATCGAATCGTGCAAAGTGCTGCACATCTAGCCTGGAATCAAACTGGGGGTGATTTTCGTAGTTTAATCAGTCAAACACCCCAAGTAAAGGACTTACTCACAGTTGAAGAAATAGCAGAATGTTTTAACCCCCAACAGCATCTACGCAACCTCGACGAAATCTATCAAAGGTTGTGTATATAG
- a CDS encoding TIGR01777 family protein — protein MKVAITGATGFVGTRLVEKLQNQGNEIIVLTRNPQRGREIFPNSTFPRVTIVSYSPQSYTGTELSQCQAVVNLAGQPIAERWTPEYKQEILNSRKLVTSNLVKLIGEANPKPQVLINASAIGYYGTSETATYEETSPPGGDFLAEVCQTWEREAKKVEDFGVRLVILRIGIVLGNGGALAKMINPFKLFAGGPIGTGRQWFSWIHIDDLVNLIITALNNEQYRGVYNATSPNPVRMSEFCQTLGETLGRPSWLPVPGIALELLLGEGAKVVLEGQEVLPKQTIAIAFEYQYPRLKQALQEIITNLG, from the coding sequence ATGAAAGTAGCAATAACTGGAGCAACAGGATTTGTAGGTACTCGTTTAGTCGAAAAACTACAAAATCAAGGCAACGAGATAATTGTTTTAACTCGCAATCCCCAACGCGGTAGGGAGATATTCCCTAACAGTACTTTTCCCCGAGTAACCATAGTCTCTTATTCACCCCAAAGCTACACAGGTACAGAATTATCCCAATGTCAAGCTGTGGTTAATTTAGCAGGACAACCTATAGCGGAACGTTGGACACCAGAATATAAACAGGAAATTCTCAACTCTCGTAAACTAGTCACTAGTAATTTAGTTAAACTGATAGGAGAAGCTAACCCTAAACCCCAAGTCTTGATTAACGCTTCAGCGATCGGTTATTATGGAACGAGTGAAACCGCAACCTATGAGGAAACAAGTCCCCCTGGTGGAGATTTTCTCGCTGAGGTTTGTCAAACTTGGGAAAGGGAAGCTAAAAAAGTAGAAGATTTCGGAGTACGTTTAGTTATTCTTAGAATTGGGATAGTCTTAGGTAATGGTGGTGCGTTAGCTAAGATGATTAACCCCTTTAAATTATTTGCAGGTGGTCCAATTGGAACAGGTCGTCAGTGGTTCTCCTGGATACATATAGATGATTTGGTTAATTTGATTATTACTGCGCTAAATAATGAGCAATATCGGGGAGTATATAACGCAACTAGTCCCAATCCTGTCAGAATGAGCGAATTTTGTCAAACCCTAGGAGAAACCCTCGGACGTCCTTCTTGGTTACCAGTTCCTGGAATTGCTCTGGAATTACTGCTCGGAGAAGGTGCTAAAGTAGTCTTAGAAGGTCAAGAAGTTTTACCTAAACAAACTATAGCGATCGCTTTTGAGTATCAGTATCCTCGGTTAAAACAAGCTTTACAAGAAATTATTACCAATCTCGGCTAA
- the psb28 gene encoding photosystem II reaction center protein Psb28 translates to MTAPSIEFFVGLSEELSNVSLRRNKSNGNRNVLMTFTSLKALERFNSFTQQYQGNLRLIDSEGEISVTPSSLKFIYGGDEGEDLKKVECGFEILDDEHWDRFMRFMERYAQANGMGYSSKE, encoded by the coding sequence ATGACTGCCCCTTCAATCGAGTTTTTTGTTGGACTTTCCGAAGAATTAAGTAATGTCAGTCTCAGACGCAATAAATCTAATGGTAACCGCAACGTTTTAATGACCTTTACTTCTCTGAAAGCATTAGAAAGATTCAATAGTTTTACTCAACAATATCAAGGAAATTTACGCTTAATCGACTCAGAAGGAGAAATCAGCGTTACTCCCTCCTCTTTAAAATTTATCTATGGTGGAGATGAAGGAGAAGATTTAAAAAAGGTTGAGTGTGGTTTTGAGATTCTTGATGATGAACATTGGGATAGATTTATGAGGTTTATGGAACGCTACGCTCAAGCTAACGGAATGGGCTATAGTAGTAAAGAATAA
- the clpS gene encoding ATP-dependent Clp protease adapter ClpS has protein sequence MTTTPTITREKAQEVIRQTYPNYKVIVLNDDFNTFEHVAECLLKYIPGMTSDRAWTLTEQVHYEGQAIVWVGPLEQAELYHQQLSRENLTMAPLERA, from the coding sequence ATGACGACTACTCCGACAATCACGCGCGAAAAAGCTCAAGAAGTTATTCGTCAAACCTATCCCAATTATAAAGTTATCGTCCTCAACGATGATTTCAATACTTTTGAGCACGTGGCAGAATGTTTACTAAAGTACATACCTGGTATGACTAGCGATCGCGCTTGGACATTAACAGAACAAGTACATTATGAAGGACAGGCGATCGTCTGGGTAGGACCTCTAGAACAAGCAGAACTATATCACCAACAATTAAGTAGAGAGAATCTAACTATGGCGCCTTTGGAGAGAGCATAA
- a CDS encoding metal-binding protein gives MSKPPKSGRLVWNHSTHIPGLIPILTSLTTYAGIETITPGVISRAKGQSPHLQLRVSVPIRGGYKIIARQGKTVQEVFIITTLSREEIEGAIATTLNK, from the coding sequence ATGAGTAAACCCCCTAAATCAGGTCGTCTAGTCTGGAATCACTCTACCCATATTCCTGGTTTGATTCCTATCTTAACATCCCTCACTACTTATGCAGGTATCGAAACCATTACACCAGGAGTGATTAGTCGCGCTAAAGGACAATCACCCCATTTACAATTGAGAGTGTCTGTACCTATTCGTGGTGGTTATAAAATTATCGCCCGACAAGGTAAAACCGTCCAAGAAGTCTTTATAATTACTACTTTAAGTCGTGAAGAAATAGAAGGGGCGATCGCCACTACTCTGAATAAATAA
- a CDS encoding 4-hydroxybenzoate octaprenyltransferase, which translates to MVSTTPTTPTWLIIVKLLRWDKPAGRLILMIPALWALFLAARGIPPLPLLGVIILGTLATSAAGCVINDLWDRNIDTEVERTKTRPLASRSLSVTTGLIIFLVSLGCAAVLAFYLNTLTLFLAIAAVPVIVLYPLAKRFFPIPQLVLSLAWGFAVLISWTAVTPHLCTSTWLLWGATVAWTLGFDTVYALADREDDQRIGINSSARFFGKYTPEAIGIFFLITTGLLTTLGLEMSLGWSYWLTLVIGAIAWFWQYWRLRQADIPKPTYGAIFGENVWIGFILLAGMIIALV; encoded by the coding sequence ATGGTTAGTACAACTCCCACTACCCCAACTTGGTTAATTATCGTTAAATTACTGCGCTGGGATAAACCCGCAGGTCGTCTGATTCTCATGATTCCCGCTTTGTGGGCGCTTTTTCTCGCCGCTAGGGGAATACCTCCTCTTCCCCTTTTGGGTGTGATTATCCTGGGAACTTTGGCTACTAGCGCTGCAGGTTGTGTTATTAATGATCTCTGGGATCGTAATATCGATACAGAAGTAGAAAGAACTAAAACTCGTCCTCTAGCTTCTAGAAGTCTTTCTGTAACTACAGGTCTAATAATTTTTCTCGTTTCTCTAGGTTGCGCTGCGGTATTAGCTTTTTATCTCAATACCTTGACTCTATTTTTGGCGATCGCCGCTGTACCCGTAATTGTACTTTATCCTTTAGCGAAAAGATTCTTTCCTATTCCCCAATTAGTCTTATCTCTAGCTTGGGGTTTTGCTGTTTTAATTAGTTGGACTGCGGTTACTCCTCATCTCTGTACCTCTACTTGGTTACTTTGGGGTGCAACTGTAGCTTGGACTTTAGGATTTGATACAGTTTACGCACTTGCAGATCGTGAAGATGATCAACGTATTGGGATTAATTCTAGCGCACGTTTTTTTGGTAAATACACACCTGAAGCGATAGGGATATTTTTCCTAATCACTACAGGGTTATTAACTACTCTAGGTCTAGAAATGAGTTTAGGTTGGAGTTACTGGTTAACCTTAGTCATTGGGGCGATCGCCTGGTTTTGGCAATATTGGCGTTTACGTCAAGCAGATATCCCTAAACCTACTTATGGCGCTATTTTTGGGGAGAATGTCTGGATTGGCTTTATCTTATTAGCAGGTATGATCATTGCTTTAGTCTAA